From one Xiphias gladius isolate SHS-SW01 ecotype Sanya breed wild chromosome 12, ASM1685928v1, whole genome shotgun sequence genomic stretch:
- the LOC120797705 gene encoding regulator of G-protein signaling 12-like, which produces MRIQGQPEGARRRLDLNAVGELRGVEVIRGRAGYGFTISGQRPCLLSGILEGSPADLVGLKQGERIMAINGTDVSTALHETVVQLIGSCKGPLQLVVHADSRIMGNPILNDAKFGTGHKSGIFQKTSVLRTISDDSSNSFFNSSPAVTTKQRPVSEPDMSHWSQQWSVLAEKPKEDTSRVGDTDSVFTDPEEVNPDWSILNMTLVVGYLSSTELILNTTESEEDCLKAIRERIRQLGTEQNTHTLVMMKIMFDCIRLCDDAGAVLAAFPAENLVLGAVCAEDPRFFCLVTTAHIIDGRVPEDGPLRASCHVFFIDPDLGNHEDHKGIAGRFGFNCTPDPDALGCLEFPQTPPDVLHFVTVLYSDMGEAVERLRVKLDMEAQQQVKENGSTGKQGSASSNGDSGIGNASPPEERADRDFPSAIQTHPGAHLPSCPWDYPPAEDLTPINLSDNGQKF; this is translated from the exons ATGAGGATACAGGGACAGCCTGAGGGCGCAAGGAGGCGTCTCGATTTAAATGCAGTCGGTGAGCTCAGGGGTGTGGAGGTAATCCGTGGTCGGGCAGGATATGGCTTTACTATTTCCGGACAGAGGCCATGTCTGTTGAGTGGCATCCTGGAGGGAAGTCCTGCTGACCTGGTGGGACTCAAACAAGGGGAGCGCATCATGGCAATCAATGGAACTGATGTGTCCACTGCTTTGCATGAGACTGTTGTGCAGCTGATTGGTAGCTGCAAAGGACCCTTACAGTTGGTGGTGCATGCTGACAGCCGAATAATGGGGAACCCCATCCTTAATGATGCAAAATTTGGGACTGGTCACAAAAGTGGTATTTTTCAAAAGACAAGTGTTCTTCGCACCATCTCTGACGATTCAAGCAATTCCTTCTTTAACTCAAGTCCTGCTGTCACCACCAAACAGAGGCCAGTATCAGAGCCTGATATGTCGCATTGGTCACAACAGTGGAGTGTTTTAGCTGAGAAACCAAAGGAGGACACTTCTAGGGTGGGGGACACAGACTCTGTTTTTACAGACCCAGAAGAAGTCAACCCAGACTGGAGTATTTTAAACATGACCTTGGTAGTTGGCTACCTGAGCTCCACAGAGCTAATTTTGAACACCACAGAATCAGAGGAGGACTGTTTAAAAGCCATTAGGGAGCGAATACGACAGTTGGGAACAGAGCAGAATACCCATACTCTGGTGATGATGAAAATTATGTTTGACTGCATCCGCCTTTGTGACGACGCAGGAGCGGTTTTGGCAGCCTTTCCTGCTGAGAACCTTGTCTTAGGGGCTGTGTGTGCTGAAGACCCACGATTCTTTTGCCTGGTCACTACAGCACATATAATAGATGGCCGTGTACCAGAGGATGGTCCTCTGCGGGCCTCCTGCCATGTTTTCTTTATCGACCCAGACCTGGGAAACCATGAGGACCACAAAGGGATTGCCGGACGCTTTGGCTTTAACTGCACTCCAGATCCTGATGCGTTGGGCTGCCTGGAATTCCCTCAGACCCCCCCAGATGTCCTTCACTTTGTCACAGTCTTGTACAGTGACATGGGGGAGGCTGTAGAGAGGCTTAGAGTAAAACTGGACATGGAGGCTCAGCAGCAAGTCAAGGAGAATGGTAGCACAGGCAAACAAGGCAGCGCCAGCAGCAACGGGGACAGTGGAATTGGAAATGCGTCCCCCCCTGAGGAGAGAGCGGACAGGGATTTCCCTTCTGCAATCCAAACCCACCCTGGGGCCCACCTCCCCAGCTGTCCATGGGATTATCCTCCGGCTGAAGACCTCACCCCAATAAACCTCTCTGACAATGGCCAAAAAT TTTAA